The Salvia miltiorrhiza cultivar Shanhuang (shh) chromosome 1, IMPLAD_Smil_shh, whole genome shotgun sequence genome has a window encoding:
- the LOC131024517 gene encoding GTP-binding protein YPTM2 isoform X2 produces MNPEYDYLFKLLLIGDSGVGKSCLLLRFADDSYLESYISTIGVDFKIRTVEQDGKTIKLQIWDTAGQERFRTITSSYYRGAHGIIVVYDVTDQESFNNVKQWLNEIDRYASDNVNKLLVGNKCDLTSQKVVSTETAQAFADEIGIPFMETSAKNATNVEQAFMAMSASIKNRMASQPAMNNVRPPSVQIRGQPVNQKSGCCST; encoded by the exons ATGAATCCAGAATA CGACTACCTATTTAAGCTTTTGCTGATTGGAGATTCCGGTGTTGGGAAATCATGTCTTCTTCTGAGGTTTGCT GATGACTCGTATCTTGAGAGTTACATTAGTACCATTGGTGTAGACTTC AAAATCCGCACGGTGGAGCAGGATGGGAAAACGATTAAGCTGCAAATA TGGGATACTGCTGGACAGGAACGCTTTAGGACAATTACTAGCAGTTACTACCGCGGTGCTCATGGCATCATT GTAGTTTATGATGTGACTGATCAAGAGAGTTTCAACAATGTGAAGCAATGGTTGAATGAAATTGATCGATATGCAAGTGACAATGTTAATAAGCTTCTTGTTGGAAACAAGTGTGATCTCACTTCCCAGAAAGTTGTCTCCACTGAGACAGCCCAG GCATTTGCTGATGAAATCGGGATACCTTTCATGGAAACAAGTGCTAAGAATGCTACTAATGTGGAGCAAGCTTTCATGGCTATGTCTGCTTCCATCAAGAACAG GATGGCGAGTCAACCAGCAATGAATAATGTCCGACCTCCAAGCGTGCAGATTAGGGGACAACCCGTTAACCAAAAATCGGGCTGCTGCTCCACCTGA
- the LOC131024506 gene encoding uncharacterized protein LOC131024506, translating into MCRHRRAAACSLILAADPPPPFNATAAWSCCCSPEVDGSGLQSFVLLGVPAAVGLPGVAAGWPAIDGQQLAGGAEHRLTKIGDNRGSVAVRQPPATTSHRGCPPPDLDSHTQSANTKGFCARIIYCNCSNKSFNSFLVTSVHKYIFSNCKSMNLLLIFFIYQSICKSELMSMCWYSGVDVYN; encoded by the exons ATGTGCCGCCATCGccgggccgccgcctgctccctcatcctcgcggcagatccgccgccgccgttcaacgccacggccgcctggagctgctgctgttcgcctgaggtcgacggatctggccttcagtcgttcgtcttgctcggagttcccgccgccgttggcttgcccggagtcgccgctggctggcccgcgatcgacggccagcagctcgctggaggagccgagcaccgtctcacaaag atcggagacaaccgcggctccgtcgccgtccgtcaaccgccggcgacgacgagccaccgaggctgccctccccctgacctcgactcacacacgcaatcagccaacacaaagggtttttgtgcgagaatcatatactgtaattgctcaaataaaagttttaactctttccttgtaacttcagttcacaagtacatatttagtaactgtaaatctatgaatttgctactcattttcttcatttatcaaagcatatgtaaatctgagttaatgagcatgtgttggtattctggagttgatgtatacaattga
- the LOC131024497 gene encoding uncharacterized protein LOC131024497 has protein sequence MHEVRHGFPGMLGSLDCMHWGWKNCPKAWHGAYTRGDQGEPTLILEAVASHDLWIWHAFFGVAGSNNDINVLNQSPLFADVLDGTAPPVLFQANHRYYQMGYYLCDGIYPEWRCFVKSPPMATNQKEARFKKMQESARKDVERAFGVLQARWGIIRSPARNWYLEHLRDIMLCCIILHNMIVEHEGEGATNWRDDDAGHGASSSDSTESGRATPVSFEEYVQRDALLRDRQLHAALQYDLMEHVWARFGSLGPE, from the exons ATGCACGAGGTGCGACACGgatttcccgggatgctcgggagtcttgattgtatgcattgggggtggaagaattgcccaaaggcgtggcacggcgcctacacacgcggggatcagggagagcccaccttgatattggaggccgttgcatcccacgatttgtggatttggcatgccttttttggtgtcgctggttcgaacaacgacatcaacgttctcaaccagtcgcctctcttcgccgacgtgttggatggaactGCCCCGCCTGTGCTCTTTCAGGCGAACCATcgctactaccagatgggctactacttgtgcgacggcatatatccagagtggcgttgcttcgtcaagagtccaccgatggcgacaaatcagaaggaggcgag gttcaagaagatgcaagaatcggcacgaaaggatgttgaacgtgcctttggagtccttcaagcACGGTGGGGAATAATTCGCAGTCCCGCGCGGAATTGGTACTTGGAGCACCTCCGGGACATCAtgctgtgttgcatcattctccacaacatgattgtggagcacgaaggtgaaggagcaaccaattggagagatgacgacgcgggacatggggcgtctagcagtgactcgacggagagtggtcGAGCAACCCCCGTTTCATTCGAGGAATATGTCCAAAGAGATGcccttctccgagataggcagttgcacgccgcgctccaatatgatttgatggagcatgtttgggcacgtttcggatctctagggccggaatag
- the LOC131024517 gene encoding GTP-binding protein YPTM2 isoform X1 produces the protein MNPEYDYLFKLLLIGDSGVGKSCLLLRFADDSYLESYISTIGVDFKIRTVEQDGKTIKLQIWDTAGQERFRTITSSYYRGAHGIIVVYDVTDQESFNNVKQWLNEIDRYASDNVNKLLVGNKCDLTSQKVVSTETAQAFADEIGIPFMETSAKNATNVEQAFMAMSASIKNRYTFSYRTDCMHGNFKMIYLTYLYPTFAIDFLYRVNIHTYAH, from the exons ATGAATCCAGAATA CGACTACCTATTTAAGCTTTTGCTGATTGGAGATTCCGGTGTTGGGAAATCATGTCTTCTTCTGAGGTTTGCT GATGACTCGTATCTTGAGAGTTACATTAGTACCATTGGTGTAGACTTC AAAATCCGCACGGTGGAGCAGGATGGGAAAACGATTAAGCTGCAAATA TGGGATACTGCTGGACAGGAACGCTTTAGGACAATTACTAGCAGTTACTACCGCGGTGCTCATGGCATCATT GTAGTTTATGATGTGACTGATCAAGAGAGTTTCAACAATGTGAAGCAATGGTTGAATGAAATTGATCGATATGCAAGTGACAATGTTAATAAGCTTCTTGTTGGAAACAAGTGTGATCTCACTTCCCAGAAAGTTGTCTCCACTGAGACAGCCCAG GCATTTGCTGATGAAATCGGGATACCTTTCATGGAAACAAGTGCTAAGAATGCTACTAATGTGGAGCAAGCTTTCATGGCTATGTCTGCTTCCATCAAGAACAGGTACACATTTTCATATCGCACGGATTGTATGCATGGAAACTTTAAGATGATCTATCTAACATATCTTTATCCTACATTTGCAATAGACTTTTTGTATAGAGTTAACATCCACACTTACGCACactag